The Malus domestica chromosome 06, GDT2T_hap1 genome has a segment encoding these proteins:
- the LOC103453447 gene encoding autophagy-related protein 8f isoform X1 — translation MGNQYFLVNLWRILIFYYPCQMAKSYFKQEHDLEKRRAEAARIRDKYPDRIPVIVEKVERSDIPNIDKKKYLVPADLTVGQFVYVIRKRIKLSAEKAIFIFVDNVLPPTGAIMSAIYEEKKDEDGFLYVTYSGENTFGYQIPLCSP, via the exons ATGGGCAATCAGTATTTTCTGGTTAATCTATGGAggattttaatcttttattatcCAT GTCAAATGGCAAAGAGTTACTTCAAGCAAGAACATGATCTGG AGAAGAGACGGGCAGAGGCTGCTAGGATCAGAGATAAATACCCAGATAGAATTCCA GTGATTGTGGAGAAGGTAGAAAGAAGTGATATCCCAAACATTGATAAGAAAAA GTACCTTGTCCCGGCCGATCTAACTGTGGGACAATTTGTTTATGTTATCCGCAAAAGGATCAAGTTAAGTGCAGAAAAGGCAATCTTTATATTTGTGGACAATGTGCTCCCACCAACAG GTGCAATTATGTCTGCCATATATGAAGAGAAGAAGGATGAAGACGGGTTTCTCTATGTCACGTACAGCGGTGAGAATACATTTGGTTATCAGATTCCACTGTGTAGCCCCTGA
- the LOC103453447 gene encoding autophagy-related protein 8f isoform X2, which produces MAKSYFKQEHDLEKRRAEAARIRDKYPDRIPVIVEKVERSDIPNIDKKKYLVPADLTVGQFVYVIRKRIKLSAEKAIFIFVDNVLPPTGAIMSAIYEEKKDEDGFLYVTYSGENTFGYQIPLCSP; this is translated from the exons ATGGCAAAGAGTTACTTCAAGCAAGAACATGATCTGG AGAAGAGACGGGCAGAGGCTGCTAGGATCAGAGATAAATACCCAGATAGAATTCCA GTGATTGTGGAGAAGGTAGAAAGAAGTGATATCCCAAACATTGATAAGAAAAA GTACCTTGTCCCGGCCGATCTAACTGTGGGACAATTTGTTTATGTTATCCGCAAAAGGATCAAGTTAAGTGCAGAAAAGGCAATCTTTATATTTGTGGACAATGTGCTCCCACCAACAG GTGCAATTATGTCTGCCATATATGAAGAGAAGAAGGATGAAGACGGGTTTCTCTATGTCACGTACAGCGGTGAGAATACATTTGGTTATCAGATTCCACTGTGTAGCCCCTGA